ttctggtacatggaccctggtcatgtcgggctgggagagtcagtaagattctgtaataggggcctacagtaagtcagtaaggaggcagaagctgcttctggtacatggaccctggtcatgtagggctgggagagtcagtaagattgtgtaataggggactacagtaagaaggcagaagctgcttctggtacatagaccctggtcatgtagggctgggagaatcagtaagattatgtaatagcggcctacagtaaatcagtaaggaggcagaagctgcttcgtgtacatggaccttggtcatgtagggctgggagagtcattaagattatgtaataggggcctacagtaagtcagtaaggaggcagaagctgcttctggtacatggacccgggtcatgtagggctgggagagtcagtaagattatgtaataggggcctacagtaagtcagtaaggaggtagaagctgcttctggtacatggacccgggtcatgtagggctgggagagtcagtaagattatgtaatagcggcctacagtaagtcagtaaggaggcagaagctgcttctggtacatggaccctggtcatgtagggctgggagtgtcagtaagattatgtaataggtgcctacagtaagtcagtaaggaggtagaagctgcttctggtacatggaccctggtcatgtagggctgggagagtcagtaagattatgtaataggggcctacagtaagtcagtaaggaggcagaagctgcttctggtacatggaccctggtcatgtagggctgggagagtcagtaagattctgtaataggatgcctacagtaagtcagtaaggaggcagaagctgcttctggtacatggaccctggtcatgtagggctgggagagtcagtaagattgtgtaataggggcctacagtaagtcagtaaggaggcagaagctgcttctggtacatggaccctggtcatgtagggctgggagagtcagtaagattatgtaataggggcctacagtaagtcagtaaggaggcagaagctgcttctggtacatggaccctggtcatgtaggactgtgagagtcagtaagattatgtaataggggcctacagtaagtcagtaaggaggcagaagctgcttctggtacatggaccctggtcatgtagggctggcagtcagtaagattatgtaataggggcctacagtaagtcagtaaggaggcagaagctgcttctggtacatggaccctggtcatgtagggctgggagagtcagtaagattatgtaataggggcctacagtaagtcagtaaggaggcagaagctgcttctggtacatggaccctggtcatgtagggctgggagtcagtaagattctgtaataggggcctacagtaagtcagtaaggaggcagaagctgcttctggtacatggacccttgtCATGTAGGGCCGGGagtgtcagtaagattatgtaataggtgcctacagtaagtcagtaaggaggcagaagctgcttctggtacatggaccctggtcatgtagggctgggagagtcagtaagattgtgtaataggggcctacagtaagtcagtaaggaggcagaagctgcttctggtacatggaccctggtcatgtagggctggtagagtcagtaagattgtgtaataggggcctacagtaagtcagtaaggaggcagaagctgcttctgggctTCTGGTacgtggaccctggtcatgtagggctgggagagtcagtaagattctgtaataggatgcctacagtaatacagtaaggaggcagaagctgcttctggtacatggaccctggtcatgtagggctgggagggtcagtaagattatgtaataggggaataCAGtatgtcagtaaggaggcagaagctgcttctggtacatggaccctggtcatgtagggctgggagagtcagtaagattgtgtaataggggcctacagtaagtcagtaaggaggcagaagctgcttctggtacatggatcctggtcatgtagggctgggagagtcagtaagattgtgtaataggggcctacagtaagtcagtaaggaggcagaagctgcttctggtacatggaccctggtcatgtagggctgggagagtcagattatgtaataggtgcctacagtaagtcagtaaggaggcagaagctgcttctggtacatggaccctggtcatgtagggttgggagagtcagtaagattatgtaatagtcaccatcttatAGGCAGCCGGTGAAAggaacagagaatgggtgttatgtggtaagtctggttggtaggtaaagctgagctgtagccctgctctttgttggtgagcttctaccataaggacctgtttcaccaggactgagtcacagccaactggcatcacccacacctggagctcagctagacaaccatttaggattggtactgggtactcagtacccggagcaaagaacaggtcatctgcatagcagtggtagatgagggcatgacatctggttATTTCAGAAACAAAAGATGACTATTTGCGCTAtaatactaaatggtgcatatatgaatgaagaCGCCTGTATAATAAATAACCATCTGGTTTTATTCaagacaaaatattttttttttttacaacaaactACTTTCACTATGTAAAATTCCCGTACACATGTCAGCTAACATTTTTCCTATTTTCAACAACCATTAAAAATCACCTGGCATGTGTTACCATGATAACTATTTCCAGAAATAGATCTTTCATAATATGTCCCGTAAGAAGTTTTAGAAGAAAATACGCTTAAATgtgctgtcccaaattgtggttgcTGCTCATATGCTATGTGCACACAGCCTAGCACCCCATAAagcaggcatatccaaactgcggccctccagctgttgtgaaactacatatcccagcatgcccagacacagttttgctgtcagagaatgctaaagctgtgtcagggcatgctgggatgtgtagtttctcaacagctggagggccgcagtttggacatgcctgccataaaGCATATATTGCTGTACGTGGTGTGAAGATTATTTCACCCaccggtagcatgtatattgcaaaaagcataggagatatgataagaaccttgaagaacaacgcatggcaatgataagtatactccagaagattaaaatggttcctcacctgagtgatgtctattgtgtgcaacaagagatgatttatttctcagagtatggaaatggcttctcacctgtgtgacttctgtgatgtgtaagtaaatcacatcttgttagacaacatttcccacactcagagcaagaaaatggattcttacctgtgtgacttctgagatgtataacaagacttgatttgagtgcaaaacatttcccacactcagagcaagaaaatggcctctcacctgtgtgacttctctcatgattaataagatgtgatttctgtgcaaaacatttcccacactccgagcaagaaaatggcttctcacctgtgtgacttctttgatgtctaacaagattggatatgagtgcaaaacatttcccacactcagaacatggaaatagattctcacctgtgtgagtttgctgatgtctaaaaagaactgatttccgtgtaaaacatttcccacactcagagcaagaaaatggcctctcacctgtgtgacttctctcatgattaataagatgtgatttctgtgcaaaacatttcccacactccgagcaagaaaatggcttctcacctgtgtgacttctttgatgtctaacaagattggatatgagtgcaaaacatttcccacactcagaacatggaaatagattctcacctgtgtgagtttgctgatgtctaaaaagaactgatttccgtgtaaaacatttcccacactcagagcaagaaaatggcttctcacctgtgtgacttctctgatgtctaacaagatctgatttgagtgcaaaacatttcccacactcagagcaagaaaatggcctctcacctgtgtgacttctctcatgattaataagatgtgatttctgtgcaaaacatttcccacactccgagcaagaaaatggcttctcacctgtgtgacttctttgatgtctaacaagattggatatgagtgcaaaacatttcccacactcagaacatggaaatagattctcacctgtgtgagtttgctgatgtctaaaaagaactgatttccgtgtaaaacatttcccacactcagagcaaaaaaatggcttctcacctgtgtgacttctctgatgtctaactagatctaatttgagtgcaaaacatttcccacactcagagcaagaaaatggcttctcacctgtgtgacttctctcatgattaataagatgtgatttccgtacaaaacatttcccacactcagagcaagaaaatggcctctcgcctgtgtgacttttctgatgtataacaagatgtgatttccgtgcaaaacatttcccacactcagagcaagaaaatggcctctcgcctgtgtgacttttctgatgtataacaagatgtgatttccatgcaaaacatttcccacactcagagcaagaaaatggcctctcacctgtgtgacttctcttatgattaataagatgtgatttccgtacaaaacatttcccacactcagagcaaaaaaatggcctctcgcctgtgtgacttttctgatgtataacaagctgtgatttgtatgtaaaacatttcccacactcagaacatagaaatggcctctcacctgccttacctgtctgtgggttaataggatttgtgttctgtgtaaaacatttggcatctatagaacacggaaa
The DNA window shown above is from Pseudophryne corroboree isolate aPseCor3 chromosome 3 unlocalized genomic scaffold, aPseCor3.hap2 SUPER_3_unloc_70, whole genome shotgun sequence and carries:
- the LOC134984664 gene encoding zinc finger protein 665-like isoform X2, translated to MDKDSSHRTERIIKITLEIIYLLTGEDYTVVKKTSSECEILNSHPRVSGGLSRTQSPITVPPPDSLIHERHNDQKILELTNKIIQLLTGEEVECIEEHRGLYKDVMMENHRPHTSLEGPSNRDTPERCPRPLYSQDCTEENHRIPQEDQGEAQLNNIKIKDIEGEEETYVTDRETEDIEGEEEMYVTDIKTEDIEREEEAYVTDMKAEDTEGEEETYVTDIKAEDTEGEEETYVTDIKADDIEGEEETYVTDIKAEDIEGEEETYVTDIKAEDIDGEEETYVTDIKAEDETYVRGDQQCKEEEIPTDISTDGHTSKNISEGHLMLSPDCDIKDNDSRQDSPGANPITPIIHPALSADPYDPGECSPDHSDIGASVTALTVDTVFPCSIDAKCFTQNTNPINPQTGKAGERPFLCSECGKCFTYKSQLVIHQKSHTGERPFFCSECGKCFVRKSHLINHKRSHTGERPFSCSECGKCFAWKSHLVIHQKSHTGERPFSCSECGKCFARKSHLVIHQKSHTGERPFSCSECGKCFVRKSHLINHERSHTGEKPFSCSECGKCFALKLDLVRHQRSHTGEKPFFCSECGKCFTRKSVLFRHQQTHTGENLFPCSECGKCFALISNLVRHQRSHTGEKPFSCSECGKCFAQKSHLINHERSHTGERPFSCSECGKCFALKSDLVRHQRSHTGEKPFSCSECGKCFTRKSVLFRHQQTHTGENLFPCSECGKCFALISNLVRHQRSHTGEKPFSCSECGKCFAQKSHLINHERSHTGERPFSCSECGKCFTRKSVLFRHQQTHTGENLFPCSECGKCFALISNLVRHQRSHTGEKPFSCSECGKCFAQKSHLINHERSHTGERPFSCSECGKCFALKSSLVIHLRSHTGKNPFSCSECGKCCLTRCDLLTHHRSHTGEKPFPYSEK
- the LOC134984664 gene encoding zinc finger protein 665-like isoform X1, which translates into the protein MDKDSSHRTERIIKITLEIIYLLTGEDYTVVKKTSSECEILNSHPRVSGGLSRTQSPITVPPPDSLIHERHNDQKILELTNKIIQLLTGEEVECIEEHRGLYKDVMMENHRPHTSLEGPSNRDTPERCPRPLYSQDCTEENHRIPQEDQGEAQLNNIKIKDIEGEEETYVTDRETEDIEGEEEMYVTDIKTEDIEREEEAYVTDMKAEDTEGEEETYVTDIKAEDTEGEEETYVTDIKADDIEGEEETYVTDIKAEDIEGEEETYVTDIKAEDIDGEEETYVTDIKAEDETYVRGDQQCKEEEIPTDISTADGHTSKNISEGHLMLSPDCDIKDNDSRQDSPGANPITPIIHPALSADPYDPGECSPDHSDIGASVTALTVDTVFPCSIDAKCFTQNTNPINPQTGKAGERPFLCSECGKCFTYKSQLVIHQKSHTGERPFFCSECGKCFVRKSHLINHKRSHTGERPFSCSECGKCFAWKSHLVIHQKSHTGERPFSCSECGKCFARKSHLVIHQKSHTGERPFSCSECGKCFVRKSHLINHERSHTGEKPFSCSECGKCFALKLDLVRHQRSHTGEKPFFCSECGKCFTRKSVLFRHQQTHTGENLFPCSECGKCFALISNLVRHQRSHTGEKPFSCSECGKCFAQKSHLINHERSHTGERPFSCSECGKCFALKSDLVRHQRSHTGEKPFSCSECGKCFTRKSVLFRHQQTHTGENLFPCSECGKCFALISNLVRHQRSHTGEKPFSCSECGKCFAQKSHLINHERSHTGERPFSCSECGKCFTRKSVLFRHQQTHTGENLFPCSECGKCFALISNLVRHQRSHTGEKPFSCSECGKCFAQKSHLINHERSHTGERPFSCSECGKCFALKSSLVIHLRSHTGKNPFSCSECGKCCLTRCDLLTHHRSHTGEKPFPYSEK